The following DNA comes from Chitinophagales bacterium.
TCTCGCTTAGACGACCAACTGCTTCCCATAGCTAAAAATTTATTTACCATTCTTATTGGCTTAATTGCATTTTCGTTGGCTTTGAAACAGCTAAATGTTAATTTAACAGCCATTATTGCCGGAGTTTCCATTGGTGGATTGGCTATTGCATTAGCTTCGCAGGATACGGTTAAAAACTTTATAGGCTCTATTACTATTTTATTTGACCATCCTTTTGAGTTGGGCGATTATATTATTTTATCGGGAACAGAAGGAACGGTAGAAAAAGTAGGTATGCGTGCCACCAGAATACGCACACCCAACCAATCTTTAGCCTATATTCCTAATGGCGATTTATCTAATATGATAATAGATAATTACGGGCTAAGATTGTATAGAAGATGGGATTTAACGCTGGGTGTCGAATATGGAACAAGCACTGCCAAAATTGAGGATTTTTGCAAAAGAATAACTCAAATGCTTGAAGAATTAGATTATATAGCCGATAATAGGTCTTTAGTAAGACTAAATTCTTTAGGAAGCTCTTCTATCAATATTTTTTGTATGATATTTATAGATGTTAAAACCTATAATTTAGAATTAGAGAGTAAACACAATATTTTACTAAAAATAATTGATTTAGCCAATGAATTAGGAATTGGTTTTGCTTTCCCAACTCAAACATTACATTTATTAAACAACAAAAGTGAAAAGACTTCCTAAAATAGTATTGCTTAGTCTAATTTTTGCTTGTATAGGCATTACTACAGAGGTTGTTTTTACTTCGCTTACTAAAGTTTACAACAATTATTTTGCTCATGGAATAATAGATTGGGCATTAGGTGGCAAAACCTACCTTTGGATGTTTTTTATTTATATGATTATTCCGTTATTATTTAAAACTTTTCATCCCTTTGTAGAAAAATATTCCATTTTTATTAGAGCTTTAATTGCTGTATTTTTTGTTTACGTTATTGAGTTTTCTACGGGTTTAATTTTAGAGCTTACTACTGGTGTTTGCCCTTGGAAATACACTACGGGTTGGCACATAATGGGTTATATCCGAATAGATTATTTTCCATTTTGGTATGTTTTTGCCTTAATAATTATTAATGTTTATCAAACATTGGACAAACGCTTGCATTAGTTGTACACTAATTAACCCCCTCATTTATTAGTTTTACAAAAAAATAGTGCAATGTTAAAAACAGCAAGCCTTTTAATTTTTACTTTAGTAATAGTTCCTTTTATTGCCTTTAAATTTGGTACACCACTAACTGTAGAGCAGTTGGCTTTGCTTAAAATATTATTCATCACTACTATTACCATAGCTTTAGCTTGTTTTATAATAAGCGAAATAACAAAAAACTACAGCCAAACCGATAAATTATGGAGTATAACACCAATAATATACGTTTGGATAGCTACGGCTTATTCAGATTGGAATATAAGAATGATTTTTCTATCTGTTTTAGTTAGTATTTGGGGTATTAGATTAACCTATAATTTTTCAAGACGAGGAGGTTATTCTCTTAAATTTTGGGAAGGAGAAGAAGACTACCGCTGGACAGTGCTTAAACAGCACAAACCGTTAAATATTCCGTGGGTTTTTAGTATTTTTAATCTGTTGTTTATTAGTTTGTATCAGCATTTACTTATTTTGTTTTTTACATTGCCTATTATTTTATCTATAAACACTACCGCTATATTTTGGTATGATTATGTGCTGGCAGGCTTCATGCTTTTATTTATTGCCATAGAAACTAAAGCAGACCAAGAGCAGTGGAACTATCAAACCGAAAAACATAAGCGTATTAACAACAAAGAAGAATTAAATCCTTTGTATAAAAAAGGTTTTGTGCATACGGGTTTGTGGGGTATAGTTAGGCATCCTAATTATGCGGCAGAGCAAGCTATTTGGATTACATTTTACTTATTTAGCATAAGTGCCACGGGGCAATGGATAAACTGGAGTATTATGGGATGCTTGCTTTTAGTAGTACTTTTTAAAAGCAGTTCAGATTTTAGCGAAAAAATAAGTGCATCAAAATATCCCGATTATATTGCTTACCAAAAGAAAATTGGTAAATTTTTACCTAAATTTGTGTAGTGGCTTTCAGCTTAAAAAGATACATACCTAATACGCTTACACTTACTAACCTTTTGTGTGGATGTTTTGCCATATTTAGCCTTTTTATGGACAGAACTAATCTTGTTTTGCCCTTTATTATCATTGCTATGTTTGCCGATTTTTTTGATGGCATGATAGCTCGTTTGTTAAATGTAAAAACACCTATAGGCAAAGATTTAGATAGTTTGGCAGATGTTGTAAGTTTTGGGGTAGTGCCTTCTTTTTTAATGATTTACTTGGTAGTACTGGCACACCCTATTAATAATACCAATAATTTTATTGATGAACTAAAAAGTATAAATTCATTACAAACATATTTAGTTATATTTTTTCCACTTATTATAGCTTTGTTTTCGGCATTGCGGTTAGCTAAATTTAATATTTCTACAAATCAAAGTTCAGAATTTAAAGGCTTAGCCACACCAGCGTGCACCGTATTTGTTTTAGGATTGTTTCATAATTATATAGCTGGGAATGAATATTTTAACTTTATTTATAAACCTTTAGTCTTAAATATAATTAGTTTAATATTAGCTTTGTTATTGGTAAGTAATATTCCTATGTTTAGTTTTAAAGTGGGTAGCTTGTCCGTTAAAGAGAATCCTTTTCAAATAACATTTATTTTGTTAGGAATTATCTTACTTATGATGTTTAACTTAAGTGGGTTGCCACTTATAGTTTTGTTATATATTATACTGA
Coding sequences within:
- a CDS encoding DUF1295 domain-containing protein; protein product: MLKTASLLIFTLVIVPFIAFKFGTPLTVEQLALLKILFITTITIALACFIISEITKNYSQTDKLWSITPIIYVWIATAYSDWNIRMIFLSVLVSIWGIRLTYNFSRRGGYSLKFWEGEEDYRWTVLKQHKPLNIPWVFSIFNLLFISLYQHLLILFFTLPIILSINTTAIFWYDYVLAGFMLLFIAIETKADQEQWNYQTEKHKRINNKEELNPLYKKGFVHTGLWGIVRHPNYAAEQAIWITFYLFSISATGQWINWSIMGCLLLVVLFKSSSDFSEKISASKYPDYIAYQKKIGKFLPKFV
- a CDS encoding CDP-alcohol phosphatidyltransferase family protein, whose product is MAFSLKRYIPNTLTLTNLLCGCFAIFSLFMDRTNLVLPFIIIAMFADFFDGMIARLLNVKTPIGKDLDSLADVVSFGVVPSFLMIYLVVLAHPINNTNNFIDELKSINSLQTYLVIFFPLIIALFSALRLAKFNISTNQSSEFKGLATPACTVFVLGLFHNYIAGNEYFNFIYKPLVLNIISLILALLLVSNIPMFSFKVGSLSVKENPFQITFILLGIILLMMFNLSGLPLIVLLYIILNLFKNLIKR